Proteins co-encoded in one Pseudomonadota bacterium genomic window:
- a CDS encoding AraC family transcriptional regulator ligand-binding domain-containing protein has protein sequence MNPGSFPRHYAELLVDACVSRGHGVSKVLSGADIDPAEWAAGTDLTPLQFGRIYQRALWLVGDESFGLLGQGVPNGSFRMLCLCVLYCESFGKAIQRAADFMEVAVGYQYKPIVRPVGERVRIEMRPFETADRAPDDGSGVLQAPHTLLIWINLISWLLGQTLPVERVRLRSAERRRDLHQAFFDCDVVYGAACDAVECPGAVLQWPIVRDEVDLNRFLGDAMPTLLSPRRAATTWHSRVVALLSQSGGNKLPTGADVAHRLHISPATLRRRLSDEGTSLQQIKDQHRCGAAMRYLASTGLPLKEIALRCGFDNPADFNRAFRRWSGQAPGRYRKSVKVAVSE, from the coding sequence GTGAACCCCGGCAGCTTCCCCCGCCACTACGCCGAACTGCTCGTTGACGCGTGCGTCAGTCGGGGCCACGGCGTGTCGAAGGTGTTGTCGGGCGCGGACATCGACCCGGCCGAGTGGGCCGCCGGCACCGACCTCACGCCGCTGCAGTTCGGCCGCATCTACCAGCGCGCGTTGTGGCTGGTGGGTGATGAATCCTTCGGGTTGCTCGGCCAAGGCGTGCCGAACGGCAGCTTCCGGATGCTGTGTCTCTGCGTGCTCTACTGCGAATCCTTCGGCAAGGCGATCCAACGCGCCGCCGACTTCATGGAGGTCGCTGTCGGTTACCAGTACAAGCCGATCGTGCGCCCTGTGGGCGAGCGCGTCCGCATCGAGATGCGGCCGTTCGAGACCGCGGATCGCGCGCCGGACGACGGCAGCGGTGTTCTGCAAGCGCCCCACACCTTGCTGATCTGGATCAACCTGATCAGCTGGTTGCTCGGACAGACCCTGCCGGTCGAACGCGTGCGGCTGCGATCCGCGGAGCGCCGGCGTGACTTGCATCAGGCGTTCTTCGACTGCGATGTGGTCTACGGTGCCGCATGCGATGCGGTCGAGTGCCCGGGAGCCGTTCTGCAGTGGCCCATCGTGCGCGACGAGGTTGATCTGAACCGGTTCCTCGGCGACGCCATGCCGACCCTGCTGAGCCCACGACGGGCCGCCACCACCTGGCACAGCCGCGTGGTGGCCCTGCTGTCGCAAAGCGGGGGCAACAAACTCCCCACGGGTGCCGACGTGGCGCACCGCCTTCACATCTCACCCGCGACCTTGCGGCGCAGGCTGTCCGACGAGGGCACCAGCTTGCAACAGATCAAGGATCAGCACCGTTGCGGCGCAGCCATGCGCTACCTTGCCAGCACCGGGTTGCCACTCAAGGAAATCGCCTTGCGCTGTGGCTTCGACAACCCGGCGGATTTCAATCGGGCGTTTCGCCGGTGGAGTGGCCAGGCGCCAGGGCGATACCGCAAGAGCGTGAAGGTGGCCGTCAGCGAATGA
- a CDS encoding ATP-binding protein, which translates to MRFLRLSTRFYIALALSSIVTCMLVVGLAFKVLPDREAVQSRSMNTLADSVATSVSLLVSSSRYGDIRNVVSAMLESEEAPPRGVLVRQGDRTVLYEPPGFAPTQTAYLSRPVYSGPTLWGSVEIEYQPHALDVGGYFTVSYTYFQVAAISLSCFMVFYFFLGRVLKQLDPSQAIPDRVQDALDKLVECLMLIDKGGQIRLVNRSMEQVAQSESQKLLGRSYTAIPWLSGDGEPVAAKDLPWHPERGLQSGERLCIAAADGSLNSYIVNCAAIVSDTGSTDGTLVSLNDVTEIERIQGELIEQTERAEIANQAKSDFLSNMSHEIRTPLTAVLGFADVMKSSAFSNDARYQQYLDTISRSGNHLLTLINDILDLSKVEAGKLEVELLPIDPCLLLIDVEDLLRDRADSKSVGLTASIEGAIPAEVSSDPVRFKQIITNLVGNAIKFTEEGGVRLVARYDEALQTLSVSVHDTGIGMTPEQAGNVFQEFTQADTSTTRRFGGTGLGLSISRKLANALGGDIEVSSVMGEGSTFTVSVRAEALSDERITDLDTVRHARQLAAAQASMVPVFAGQPVLVADDAEENRVLLTVLLEERGLTVHTVENGQLAVEAIAEGDYQIVLSDLNMPVLDGYGLVDTVRRDGCELPIVALTADAMKGMREKVVAAGFTDYLTKPVELPALNTVLQRYLGEAEFVQAAEPEAPAATGEGDGLGLLEEAAEAPTVDVCALSTKNERIRSIAEKFVAEHQATVDSLTTLLDAADRDAARQLAHRIKGTSGSMGFMKISEIAAEMEQRLLADDLAGAIDVLPTLQGIRPVMTTEAQDRAA; encoded by the coding sequence ATGCGATTTCTCCGACTCAGCACGCGCTTCTACATCGCCCTGGCCCTGTCGTCGATCGTGACCTGCATGCTGGTTGTCGGGCTCGCCTTCAAGGTGTTGCCGGATCGCGAGGCGGTGCAAAGCCGGTCGATGAACACGCTCGCCGACTCGGTGGCGACCTCGGTGTCGTTGTTGGTGTCCTCGTCGCGCTACGGCGATATCCGCAACGTGGTTTCAGCCATGCTCGAGAGTGAAGAGGCCCCGCCGCGCGGTGTGTTGGTGCGCCAGGGCGACCGCACGGTGCTTTACGAACCGCCCGGCTTTGCGCCGACGCAGACCGCGTATCTGAGCCGACCGGTGTACTCCGGTCCGACCCTCTGGGGCAGTGTTGAGATCGAATACCAGCCACACGCGCTCGATGTCGGGGGCTACTTCACCGTGAGCTACACCTACTTCCAGGTCGCAGCGATCTCGCTGTCGTGCTTCATGGTGTTCTACTTCTTCCTCGGTCGCGTGCTGAAGCAGCTCGACCCGAGTCAGGCGATCCCGGACCGCGTGCAGGACGCGCTCGACAAGCTCGTCGAGTGCCTGATGCTGATCGACAAGGGGGGACAGATCCGCCTCGTCAACCGCAGCATGGAGCAGGTGGCGCAATCCGAGTCGCAGAAGCTGCTCGGGCGCTCCTACACCGCAATACCGTGGCTGTCCGGTGACGGTGAGCCGGTGGCAGCGAAAGACCTGCCGTGGCACCCCGAACGCGGCTTGCAATCCGGTGAGCGCCTCTGCATTGCAGCGGCCGACGGCAGCCTCAATTCCTACATCGTCAACTGCGCGGCCATCGTCTCGGACACCGGCAGCACCGACGGCACGCTCGTCAGCCTCAACGACGTCACCGAGATCGAGCGCATCCAGGGTGAGCTGATCGAGCAGACCGAGAGAGCCGAGATCGCGAACCAGGCGAAGTCGGATTTCCTCTCCAACATGAGCCACGAAATCCGCACGCCGCTCACGGCGGTGCTGGGTTTCGCCGATGTCATGAAGTCTTCGGCGTTCTCGAACGACGCGCGGTACCAGCAGTACCTCGACACCATCAGCCGCAGCGGCAACCACTTGCTGACGCTGATCAACGACATCCTCGACCTGTCCAAGGTCGAGGCCGGCAAGCTCGAAGTCGAGCTGCTGCCGATCGACCCCTGCCTGCTGCTGATCGATGTCGAAGACCTGCTGCGCGACCGTGCTGACAGCAAATCGGTCGGCCTGACCGCATCGATCGAAGGGGCGATTCCGGCCGAGGTGTCGTCCGATCCGGTGCGCTTCAAGCAGATCATCACCAACCTGGTGGGCAACGCCATCAAGTTCACCGAGGAGGGTGGCGTGCGCCTGGTGGCCCGCTACGACGAGGCGCTGCAGACGCTCTCGGTGAGTGTCCACGACACCGGCATCGGCATGACACCCGAGCAGGCGGGCAACGTCTTTCAGGAGTTTACCCAGGCCGACACCTCGACCACGCGCCGCTTCGGCGGCACGGGGCTCGGCCTCTCGATCTCGCGCAAACTCGCCAACGCACTCGGCGGCGACATCGAGGTCTCGAGCGTCATGGGCGAGGGCTCGACCTTTACCGTCTCCGTGCGGGCCGAGGCGCTGTCCGACGAGCGCATCACCGACCTCGACACCGTGCGGCACGCGCGCCAGCTCGCCGCGGCCCAGGCGTCGATGGTGCCGGTGTTCGCCGGCCAGCCGGTGCTCGTGGCCGACGACGCCGAGGAAAACCGCGTGCTCCTGACCGTGCTGCTCGAGGAGCGGGGCTTGACGGTTCACACCGTCGAGAATGGCCAATTGGCGGTCGAGGCGATAGCGGAGGGTGACTACCAGATTGTTCTCAGTGACCTGAACATGCCGGTGCTCGACGGCTACGGCCTCGTGGACACGGTGCGCCGCGACGGCTGTGAGTTGCCGATCGTCGCGCTGACCGCCGACGCGATGAAGGGCATGCGCGAGAAGGTCGTGGCAGCCGGTTTTACCGACTACCTGACCAAACCGGTCGAACTGCCAGCCCTCAACACCGTGTTGCAGCGCTACCTCGGTGAGGCGGAGTTCGTCCAGGCCGCCGAGCCCGAGGCACCGGCGGCGACAGGCGAGGGCGACGGCCTTGGTCTTTTGGAGGAGGCCGCTGAGGCCCCGACCGTCGATGTCTGTGCCTTGAGCACCAAAAATGAACGCATTCGCAGCATTGCGGAAAAATTCGTTGCAGAACATCAAGCAACAGTCGATAGCTTGACAACACTGCTGGATGCAGCCGACCGCGACGCGGCGCGCCAACTGGCGCACCGCATCAAGGGCACATCCGGCTCGATGGGCTTTATGAAGATTTCGGAGATCGCCGCCGAGATGGAGCAGCGTTTGCTCGCTGACGACCTCGCGGGTGCGATCGACGTGTTGCCGACGCTTCAGGGCATTCGACCCGTTATGACAACCGAGGCGCAAGACAGAGCAGCATGA
- a CDS encoding copper chaperone PCu(A)C: protein MKPPRFSALAGALFTAAVCAADALMVHEGWVREMPPGTQVAAAYFSVHNPGDRDRHLVGADTAAAQRVELHTVEHADGTMRMRQVNGIAVPAGGTAILEPGGLHVMLLGVDTRLVAGDSVTLNLRFANGTSRAVVLPVQRGTAKGHGGHSMNHDNH, encoded by the coding sequence ATGAAACCACCCCGGTTCAGTGCGCTTGCGGGCGCGCTCTTCACCGCCGCCGTGTGTGCGGCAGACGCCTTGATGGTGCACGAGGGCTGGGTGCGCGAAATGCCACCCGGAACGCAGGTCGCGGCCGCCTATTTCAGCGTGCACAACCCGGGCGATCGGGACCGTCACCTGGTCGGCGCGGACACCGCTGCGGCGCAGCGAGTCGAATTGCACACGGTCGAGCACGCTGACGGCACGATGCGCATGCGACAGGTCAACGGCATCGCAGTGCCGGCCGGCGGCACGGCCATCCTCGAACCCGGCGGCCTCCACGTCATGTTGCTGGGTGTGGACACCCGCCTTGTGGCGGGCGACAGCGTGACGCTCAACCTCCGCTTTGCCAACGGCACATCGCGCGCGGTGGTGTTGCCGGTGCAGCGCGGCACGGCCAAAGGCCACGGCGGCCACTCGATGAACCACGACAACCACTGA
- a CDS encoding response regulator, with translation MKSLSVLLVDDDTDFAEGLGDLIRFYGHSVAHAPNADAAMEMASSTQYDLIFLDLRMPGLSGLDVYPRLREISPQACIVFATAFMGDIDRRSNRQVMHADLLEKPSGISRLDKVLRRVAGEFEVLLVGPEADVRDLHQALRHRGYQVLRAEDLDAAAEIVTSSVGEKVSAVVGPFRLGGQALDELDARLDEFGMALPLISVGDPAGTDRPAAKAPRVQRLSSAATLADVLESVDRGAELFVV, from the coding sequence ATGAAGTCTTTGTCTGTGCTTCTGGTCGACGACGACACGGATTTCGCAGAGGGACTTGGGGATTTAATCCGCTTCTACGGCCACAGCGTTGCGCACGCGCCGAACGCCGACGCCGCCATGGAGATGGCGTCGAGCACACAATACGACCTGATCTTTCTGGACCTGCGGATGCCGGGCCTGTCCGGGCTCGACGTCTACCCGCGATTGCGTGAGATCTCGCCGCAGGCCTGCATCGTGTTTGCCACCGCCTTCATGGGTGACATCGACCGGCGCTCGAACCGTCAGGTCATGCACGCCGACCTGCTCGAGAAGCCCAGCGGCATCAGTCGCCTCGACAAGGTCTTGCGTCGAGTCGCGGGCGAGTTCGAAGTGTTGTTGGTCGGGCCTGAAGCCGATGTCCGCGACCTGCACCAGGCGCTGCGCCACCGCGGCTACCAGGTGCTGCGGGCGGAAGACCTCGACGCCGCCGCCGAAATCGTGACCTCGTCCGTCGGAGAGAAAGTCTCAGCGGTCGTTGGCCCGTTCCGCCTCGGTGGGCAGGCGCTCGACGAGCTCGACGCCCGCCTCGACGAGTTCGGCATGGCACTGCCGCTGATTTCCGTCGGCGACCCGGCAGGTACCGACCGGCCGGCCGCCAAGGCCCCGCGGGTGCAGCGGCTGTCGTCGGCGGCGACCCTCGCCGACGTGCTCGAATCCGTCGACCGCGGCGCCGAGCTTTTCGTGGTCTGA
- a CDS encoding EAL domain-containing protein, producing MNPERPGARLPTTSKPSIDQREAINDDLIESFVANAKIVIVDDDPLLIEILVAYLEDAGYQNIVAVNDSREAHDTIAGHKPDCVLLDLNMPHVTGFDVLKGVRNTPELRHTPVVVLTSSTDAPNRLRALEYGATDFLAKPVDESEFVLRLRNILIARAFQHQLAYIDGVTGLPNKRLFQEKVDRALAKHLEQKKRCAMLHIDLTRFRRVNDAHGPACGDKLLADFASRLYMLSRDHDVVGHEVPDAYRTNICRFGSDTFCLLVTDITSPDDIAAVARRLIDANNAQPFQVAGDNHYQRCTVGIAVFPEDGLNGQDLLGKAEIATYHAKSTPGDHAIGFYSHEMNASTREKLQIEDGLSHAIERNELYLAYQPKVCAKTQKTVGAEALMRWNHPKMGSIPPGKFIEVAEETGSIIEIGAWAIERVCEFLAQIESRVPGLQIAVNMSIKQLHSKNFVESLHDIVERHGTDPSRIKLEITESLMMDSLEDSQRLLNRLKELGFALSIDDFGTGYSSLQYLRALPFDEIKIDRAFITELTDEDSVSPVMNAIASLSRDFDLTLVAEGVETKTQLDHVNRIGCDIVQGYFFSRPLTGADFVEYCENPMPPR from the coding sequence ATGAACCCCGAGCGGCCCGGCGCACGCTTGCCGACCACGAGCAAGCCGTCGATCGACCAACGCGAAGCGATCAACGACGACCTGATCGAAAGCTTCGTCGCGAACGCGAAAATCGTCATCGTCGACGACGACCCGTTGTTGATTGAGATCCTCGTTGCCTACCTCGAGGACGCGGGTTACCAGAACATCGTCGCCGTGAACGATTCCCGCGAGGCACACGACACCATCGCGGGCCACAAGCCCGACTGCGTGCTGCTCGACCTCAACATGCCGCACGTGACCGGCTTCGACGTGCTCAAGGGGGTGCGAAACACGCCGGAGCTGCGGCACACGCCTGTGGTGGTACTGACGTCGTCGACCGACGCCCCCAACCGCCTGCGGGCGCTCGAGTACGGCGCGACCGATTTTCTTGCCAAGCCGGTCGACGAGAGCGAATTCGTGCTGCGGCTGCGAAACATCCTGATCGCGCGTGCCTTTCAGCACCAGTTGGCCTACATCGACGGGGTGACGGGGCTACCCAACAAACGCTTGTTCCAGGAGAAGGTCGACCGCGCGCTGGCCAAGCACCTCGAACAGAAAAAACGCTGTGCGATGCTGCACATCGACCTGACCCGCTTCCGCCGCGTCAACGACGCCCACGGACCGGCCTGCGGTGACAAGTTGCTGGCCGATTTTGCCTCACGGCTCTACATGCTCTCGCGCGACCACGACGTGGTCGGCCACGAGGTGCCCGACGCCTACCGCACCAACATCTGCCGATTCGGCAGCGACACTTTCTGCCTGCTGGTCACGGACATCACGTCGCCCGATGACATCGCTGCCGTGGCCCGTCGCCTGATCGACGCCAACAACGCCCAGCCCTTCCAGGTGGCAGGCGACAACCACTACCAGCGTTGTACCGTCGGCATTGCGGTGTTTCCGGAGGACGGCCTCAACGGCCAGGACCTGCTGGGCAAAGCCGAGATCGCGACCTACCACGCGAAATCGACGCCGGGTGACCATGCAATCGGTTTCTATTCGCACGAGATGAACGCGTCCACGCGTGAAAAGCTCCAGATCGAAGACGGTCTGAGCCACGCGATCGAGCGCAACGAGCTCTACCTCGCCTACCAGCCCAAGGTGTGCGCCAAGACGCAGAAGACCGTCGGCGCAGAAGCCCTGATGCGCTGGAACCACCCGAAGATGGGTTCGATTCCGCCGGGCAAGTTCATCGAAGTGGCCGAGGAAACCGGGTCGATCATCGAGATCGGCGCCTGGGCGATCGAGCGCGTCTGTGAATTTCTCGCGCAGATCGAGAGCCGTGTACCGGGGCTGCAGATCGCGGTCAACATGTCGATCAAGCAGCTCCACAGCAAAAATTTCGTCGAGTCCCTGCACGACATCGTGGAACGCCACGGCACCGACCCAAGCCGCATCAAGCTCGAGATCACCGAGAGCCTGATGATGGACAGCCTCGAGGACAGCCAGCGGTTGCTGAACCGGCTCAAGGAGCTCGGCTTCGCGTTGTCGATAGACGACTTTGGCACAGGTTACTCCTCGCTCCAGTACCTGCGCGCGCTGCCGTTCGACGAGATCAAGATCGACAGGGCCTTCATCACCGAACTGACCGACGAGGACAGCGTGTCGCCGGTCATGAACGCGATCGCGTCCCTGTCGCGTGATTTCGATCTGACGCTGGTGGCCGAGGGCGTCGAGACCAAGACCCAACTCGACCACGTCAACCGCATCGGCTGCGATATCGTGCAGGGGTATTTCTTCAGCCGCCCGTTGACCGGCGCGGACTTCGTCGAGTACTGCGAAAACCCGATGCCACCGCGTTGA
- the pyk gene encoding pyruvate kinase: protein MVSSRNAKIIATLGPATSTRADILALAQAGVNVFRVNFSHGSHDDHRERVEAIRSIETEVGHPLGVLMDLQGPKLRVGVFRDGPVELAEGAPFALDLDTAPGDATRVNLPHPEIFAALNPGDRLLLDDGKVKLQVVSCGPDHAETRVVVGGKLSERKGVNVPDATLNISPVTDKDRRDLEFGLSLGVDWVAFSFVQRPSDLEEARALVGDRAKIMAKLEKPQAIESLEQIVDLSDAVMVARGDLGVELPPEKVPPVQKRIVRYSRLTGKPVVIATQMLESMIESATPTRAETNDIGNAIYDGVDAVMLSAETAAGKYPVEAVEVMARIISEVEQDPHYQELVDRAQPIRQRRAADAIAAALSRVAEVMPVATTVCYSDSGATALRCARERPHSPILGLTCYPVTARMMTVVWGVRPALCETIDSVDSMVSVACSAARDEGYAEVGDAIVITAGMPFGEPGRTNLLRIARVP, encoded by the coding sequence ATTGTGTCATCTCGAAACGCGAAAATCATTGCAACCCTGGGCCCGGCAACCTCCACCCGTGCCGACATCCTGGCCCTGGCGCAGGCGGGTGTGAACGTGTTCCGAGTGAATTTCAGCCACGGTTCACACGACGACCACCGCGAACGCGTTGAAGCGATCCGCTCGATCGAAACCGAGGTCGGACACCCGCTGGGCGTGCTGATGGACCTCCAGGGCCCCAAGCTGCGCGTCGGCGTGTTCCGCGATGGCCCGGTCGAACTCGCCGAGGGCGCGCCTTTCGCGCTCGACCTCGACACCGCACCGGGCGACGCCACGCGCGTCAACCTGCCCCACCCCGAGATCTTCGCGGCGCTGAACCCGGGCGACCGGCTGCTGCTGGACGACGGCAAGGTCAAGCTGCAGGTCGTGTCCTGCGGTCCCGACCACGCCGAGACCCGCGTTGTGGTCGGCGGCAAGCTGTCCGAACGCAAGGGCGTCAACGTGCCGGACGCCACGCTGAACATCTCGCCTGTCACCGACAAAGACCGACGCGACCTCGAGTTCGGCTTGTCCCTCGGCGTCGACTGGGTGGCGTTTTCCTTCGTTCAGCGGCCCAGTGACCTCGAGGAGGCCCGCGCGCTGGTCGGCGACCGCGCCAAGATCATGGCCAAACTCGAGAAGCCCCAGGCCATCGAGAGCCTCGAGCAGATCGTCGATCTTTCGGATGCGGTGATGGTGGCGCGCGGCGACCTGGGCGTCGAGCTGCCGCCTGAGAAGGTACCCCCGGTGCAGAAGCGCATCGTGCGCTACAGCCGCCTGACCGGCAAACCGGTGGTCATCGCAACGCAGATGCTCGAGTCGATGATCGAGTCGGCCACGCCGACCCGGGCAGAGACGAACGACATCGGCAACGCAATCTACGACGGTGTGGACGCCGTGATGCTCTCGGCCGAAACCGCCGCTGGCAAGTACCCGGTCGAGGCCGTCGAGGTCATGGCCCGGATCATCAGCGAGGTCGAGCAGGACCCCCACTACCAGGAGCTTGTCGACCGGGCGCAACCGATACGTCAGCGGCGCGCCGCCGACGCGATCGCCGCCGCGTTGAGTCGCGTCGCCGAGGTGATGCCCGTGGCCACCACCGTCTGCTACTCCGACTCCGGTGCAACCGCCCTCCGTTGCGCACGGGAGCGGCCGCACTCGCCCATCCTCGGGCTCACGTGCTACCCGGTTACGGCGCGCATGATGACCGTGGTGTGGGGCGTGAGGCCTGCCTTGTGCGAGACCATCGACAGCGTCGACTCGATGGTGTCAGTCGCCTGTTCAGCGGCGCGCGACGAAGGCTATGCCGAGGTGGGCGACGCCATCGTGATCACCGCCGGGATGCCCTTTGGTGAACCGGGTCGCACGAACCTGCTGCGGATCGCCCGCGTCCCCTGA
- a CDS encoding acyl-CoA dehydrogenase C-terminal domain-containing protein produces MPGYRVPLDDIRFVLNDVLDLQSHYATFPAGEAADADTVDAILDEGAKFAERELSPLNQTGDAQGCEWRQGGDVITPEGFKEAYQLYIESGWPSLAHPEDWGGQGLPSSLGMTLSEMIGTANWAWSMYPGLSHGATYTIETHGSDEQKKAYLEKLVSGEWTGTMCLTEPHCGTDLGLLRTRAEPQDDGSYRLFGNKIFISAGEHDMADNIVHIVLARLPDAPEGVKGISLFIVPKFNLAADGVVGERNGVTCGSIEHKMGIHGNATAALNFDGAIGYLIGPPNEGLKCMFTFMNFARIGTALQGVAHAEWAFQNSLEYARERLQMRSLSGTKAPEKAADPIIVHPDVRRMLLTQKAIAEGGRAFIYYLAVQADLVEHGKSAEEREHADQVLGFLTPIAKAFLTETGYEAANHGLQVFGGHGYVREWGMEQNVRDARISMLYEGTTGIQALDLLGRKILMDKGEAFKAFRTTVSAFCKAHKHVKPAAPHLRKLRWMLWEWSYLTLRVGYSARQDKDAVGAASVEYLMYSGYITLAFFWAMSAVKAAEKLEAGEGDVDFMQAKLDTAAFYFDRLLPRTRGLKAAVLNGPDTLMAPAAEHFGR; encoded by the coding sequence ATGCCCGGCTACCGCGTTCCGCTCGATGACATCCGATTTGTCCTCAACGACGTTCTTGACCTGCAGAGCCACTACGCCACGTTTCCCGCGGGCGAGGCGGCTGACGCCGACACCGTGGACGCCATTCTGGACGAAGGCGCCAAGTTCGCTGAGCGGGAGCTGTCCCCCCTCAACCAGACCGGCGATGCCCAGGGCTGCGAATGGCGCCAAGGTGGCGATGTCATCACGCCCGAGGGGTTCAAGGAGGCCTACCAGCTCTACATCGAGAGCGGCTGGCCGTCGCTGGCGCACCCGGAGGACTGGGGCGGCCAGGGCCTGCCGTCGTCGCTGGGCATGACGCTGTCCGAGATGATCGGAACGGCCAACTGGGCGTGGAGCATGTACCCCGGGCTCTCGCACGGCGCGACCTACACGATCGAGACCCACGGCAGCGACGAGCAGAAAAAAGCCTACCTCGAGAAACTCGTGTCGGGGGAATGGACCGGCACGATGTGTCTGACCGAACCGCATTGCGGCACCGACCTCGGACTGCTGCGCACCCGCGCCGAGCCGCAGGACGACGGCAGTTACCGTCTGTTCGGCAACAAGATCTTCATATCGGCCGGCGAACACGACATGGCGGACAACATCGTCCACATCGTGCTGGCCCGGCTGCCCGACGCCCCGGAAGGGGTCAAGGGCATCTCGCTGTTCATCGTGCCGAAATTCAATTTGGCCGCGGACGGGGTGGTTGGCGAGCGCAACGGCGTCACGTGCGGCTCGATCGAACACAAGATGGGCATTCACGGCAACGCGACTGCAGCCCTCAATTTCGACGGCGCGATCGGCTACCTGATCGGGCCGCCGAACGAAGGTCTGAAGTGCATGTTCACCTTCATGAACTTCGCACGCATCGGCACGGCCTTGCAGGGCGTCGCACACGCCGAGTGGGCGTTTCAGAATTCACTCGAGTACGCGCGCGAGCGTCTGCAGATGCGGTCGCTCTCGGGCACGAAGGCGCCGGAGAAGGCCGCCGACCCGATCATTGTTCACCCCGATGTGCGGCGCATGCTGCTCACACAGAAGGCGATCGCCGAAGGCGGCCGCGCGTTCATCTACTACCTCGCGGTTCAGGCGGACCTCGTCGAGCACGGCAAGAGCGCCGAAGAACGCGAGCACGCTGACCAGGTGCTCGGATTCCTGACACCGATTGCCAAGGCCTTTCTGACCGAAACCGGCTACGAGGCCGCCAACCACGGCCTGCAGGTGTTTGGTGGACACGGCTACGTGCGCGAGTGGGGCATGGAGCAGAACGTGCGCGACGCACGCATCTCGATGTTGTACGAGGGCACGACCGGCATCCAGGCACTCGACTTGTTGGGTCGCAAGATCCTGATGGACAAGGGTGAGGCGTTCAAAGCCTTTCGCACCACCGTGTCGGCGTTTTGCAAGGCGCACAAACACGTCAAACCCGCAGCGCCGCACTTGCGCAAACTGCGCTGGATGCTGTGGGAGTGGAGCTACCTGACCTTGCGCGTGGGTTACAGCGCTCGTCAGGACAAGGACGCCGTTGGTGCGGCCTCGGTCGAGTACCTCATGTACAGCGGCTACATCACGCTCGCGTTCTTTTGGGCGATGTCTGCGGTCAAGGCAGCCGAGAAGCTCGAAGCCGGCGAGGGCGATGTGGATTTCATGCAAGCCAAGCTTGACACTGCGGCCTTCTACTTCGACCGGTTGCTGCCGCGCACGCGCGGGCTTAAAGCCGCGGTGTTGAACGGACCCGACACGCTGATGGCACCCGCCGCCGAGCACTTCGGTCGCTGA
- the nadE gene encoding NAD(+) synthase yields MAAKGIADHIVTWLCDYVEASGLDGFVVGVSGGIDSAVTSTLCAHTGKPVLAVTMPIHQDPDQVTLADEHLAWLDARFDNVETRTIPLTPVFEALEAHLPSDAQDTLTMANTRSRLRMLTLYACAGGHRRLVAGTGNKVEDFGVGFYTKYGDGGVDLSPIADLMKSEVYAVAAELGVIDGIQQAAPTDGLWDDGRTDEGQIGASYDELEWAMAFDGDEAALSARQREVLAIYRRFHAANKHKMLPIPVCEIPGALRG; encoded by the coding sequence ATGGCAGCAAAAGGCATTGCCGATCACATCGTGACCTGGTTGTGCGACTACGTTGAAGCGAGCGGACTGGACGGCTTCGTTGTCGGCGTGTCCGGCGGCATCGATTCCGCTGTGACGTCCACGCTCTGCGCCCACACCGGCAAGCCGGTCCTTGCCGTGACCATGCCGATCCACCAAGACCCGGACCAGGTCACGCTGGCGGACGAACACCTCGCCTGGCTAGACGCCCGCTTCGACAACGTCGAGACACGCACCATCCCGCTGACACCCGTTTTCGAAGCCCTCGAAGCGCACCTGCCGTCCGACGCGCAGGACACACTGACGATGGCCAACACCCGATCGCGGTTGCGCATGCTCACACTCTACGCGTGCGCGGGCGGCCACCGTCGCCTGGTTGCCGGCACCGGTAACAAGGTTGAGGACTTCGGGGTCGGCTTCTACACCAAATACGGCGACGGCGGCGTCGACCTCTCGCCCATTGCGGACCTGATGAAGAGCGAGGTCTACGCGGTTGCAGCCGAACTCGGTGTGATTGACGGCATTCAGCAGGCCGCACCGACCGATGGCCTGTGGGACGATGGCCGCACCGACGAGGGCCAGATCGGGGCGAGCTACGACGAGCTCGAGTGGGCAATGGCGTTCGACGGTGACGAGGCCGCGCTGAGCGCGCGCCAACGGGAGGTGCTTGCGATCTACCGCCGCTTCCACGCCGCCAACAAACACAAGATGCTGCCGATCCCGGTGTGCGAGATCCCCGGTGCACTCAGGGGGTGA